Proteins from a genomic interval of Chanodichthys erythropterus isolate Z2021 chromosome 6, ASM2448905v1, whole genome shotgun sequence:
- the LOC137021377 gene encoding ADP-ribosylation factor 4-like isoform X2: MVGLDAAGKTTVLYKLKLGEVVTTIPTIGFNVETVDYKNISFTVWDVGGQTKIRGLWKYYYQYTEGLIFVVDSSDHDRIEMAAEELNMMLAEDEMREVVLLVLVNKQDLPKAMAVHELTERLGLHALRGRQWFVQPTCAVQGSGLYEGLDWLSDQLSKR, translated from the exons TTGGTCTGGATGCAGCAGGGAAAACAACAGTCCTCTACAAACTCAAACTTGGTGAAGTTGTCACAACTATTCCAACTATTG GTTTTAATGTTGAAACAGTAGATTATAAAAACATCTCTTTCACTGTGTGGGATGTTGGTGGTCAGACCAAAATCAGAGGTCTTTGGAAATATTATTATCAGTACACTGAG GGTCTGATCTTTGTGGTGGACAGCAGTGATCATGACAGGATTGAAATGGCAGCAGAGGAGCTAAATATGATG CTGGCAGAGGATGAGATGAGAGAGGTTGTTCTGTTAGTTCTCGTTAACAAGCAGGATTTACCCAAAGCCATGGCAGTCCACGAGCTGACAGAGAGACTGGGTTTACACGCACTGAGAGGAAGACAG tggtTCGTTCAGCCCACGTGTGCGGTTCAAGGATCAGGGTTATATGAAGGACTGGACTGGCTCTCGGATCAACTGTCCAAACGATAA